The Comamonas piscis region GTGCAGGCCCAACTGCTGGCGCCGGCTTTGGTCGAGATGCTCGACGACCGGTTGCAAGGACTGCAGCAGCAGCTCGCCGAACTGCTGCACAGCCAGCTCCAAATGCGGCGCATCGGCGGTTTTCTCGGCCTGCGGGGCCGGAGTGCTGTCCAGCACCGCCTGGCGGATGCCATCGAGCGACTGGCCCACGGCGGTTTGCGCCTGGCCCCACTGCGCCAGCAGGCGCTGCAGGCCCTCTTGCGCGGCCGTATCGCCCAGCTGCTGCGCCTGCTGGGCCTGGCCCATGGCGCGGGTGGCAGCCACCAGGTCGACCAGCTGGGTGGTCACCCGGGTGGCGGCATCGGCATTGGCGCCGCCGGCGGCCTGCTGGCGCTGGAACTGGGCCTTGATCTCGGCCCAGCGCGCCTGGCCCTGTGCATCGGCACTGCCGCGCAGCTCGGCGAGCTTGAGCAGGTTTTCCTCGGCGCCGCCGGTCAGCATCTGCGCCTCGCCCTGGTAATGGTCGCTCAGCATCTGCGCCATCTCGGCATCGTTCATCACCGGGGTGATCTTCTCGGCCAGCTTGTTCATGTTGCGGTAGCTGCCCTGCAGCTTGAACGGCGGCTCCGTGCGGTAGTGGTCGTCCTGCGCGGCGCTGTGGATGTACTGCTGGTTCACCTTGAACACCAGCTCGCGCACCTGCAGCATGCGCTGGAGCACGGCCTCCATCTCGCGCAGCTCGGCGGCCGCGTATTCATGCGACAGCGCATTGGCCGACACCTCCTTGCCCTGCACCCGGTCGAGCAGCAGGTACAGGTCTTGCAGGCTGCGGGTGGCCATCGGCGCCAGCACCGCGTTCGAGGTCATGCTGTTCTCGATATAGCTGAGCTTGAAGACCTCGTCCATGCCACCCAGCACATCGCCCAGGTTGTAGATGTCGGCGCGGTTGGCCAGCATGTCCGGGATCTTGAACACCTCGCCCGATTCGGTATAGGGGTTGCCGGACATGACCACGCAAAAGCGCTTGCCGCGCATGTCATGGGTCTTGGTCTGGCCCCGCCACACGCCCTCGATGCGGCGCGTGCCGTCAGACAGCGAGATGAACTTCTGCAGAAACTCGGGGTGCGTGTGCTGGATATCGTCGATGTACAGCATCACATTGTTGGCCATCTCCAGCGCCAGGTTGAGCTTCTCCAGCTCCTTGGCCGCCGTCGCATCGGGCGCCTGCGCCGGGTCGAGCGAGCGCACCGAGTGGCCCAGCGCCGGGCCGTTGATCTTCATGAAGATGAGCCCCAGGCGGTTGGCCACGTACTCCATCAACGTGGTCTTGCCGTAGCCGGGCGGCGAGATCATCATCAGCAGGCCCATCTGGTCGGTGCGCTTGTTCTCGCCCACCACGCCAATCTGCTTGGCTAGGTTGTCGCCAATCACCGGCAGGTAGATCTCGTTGATCAGCCGGTTGCGCACAAAGGACGACAGCGGCCGGGCCTTGAACTCCTCCAGCCTGAAGCGCGCGCGGTAGCCGGCCAGCAGCTGCTGGCGCAGCGCCTGGTAGCGCTCCCACTGCGGCAGGTAGCGGCGGTAGTGGCGCGCGGCACGCGTGGTCAGCTCATCGAGCTGGATGGGCAGGCGCCCGCCCTGCACCCGGCCATGCTGGCCCAGCAAGCCCTGCACCTCGCAGCGCAGATCGGCCGTGCTCAGCTGGTGGGTCAGCTCAGCCTGGCAAACCAGCCAGGCTGCCGCCTCGCTGCAATAGGGCAGCCAGGCGGCGCGTTCGGCCTCTGGAGCGGCCTGTGCCACCGTTTGCAGCCAGTGCAAGGCACTGCGCCAGCGCTGGGCCAGCGGTGCAGCGCTGCGCTCGCGGCTGGCCTGGCCGGCCTCGCCGCCTGCCCAGTAGCGCTGCAGATCGGCCCAGTGCAGCCCTTCTTTGGGGCCGGCCTTGAGCGCCTGCTGTAACGCGGCGATCACCGCCTGGCTGGCGCCCGAGAAATGGAAGCGCAGCGCCTTGTGCGCCAGCTCGGCCTGCAGGTAGTCGGCGGCGGCGCGCAGCAGGTTGTCGGCCTCGCTGTCCCACTCGCCGTCATCAGGAACAGCGGTTGCGGCGGCTGCCAACAGGGGACTGGCCGGGTCGGAGCGCAGCAGCGCATCGAGCAGGCCCTGCTCCTGCGCAAAGTCGCGCAGCTGGGCCATGATGTCGGTCTGCAGCGCCAGGCGCTCGGCTTCGCTGCCCAGCAGCTGTTGCATGGCCTGGGCCTGCTGCGCGCGCTCGGGCCAACGGGCAATGCTGCTGGCGCGTTGCGGCTGCTGGATATGGGCCTGCTGGCTCCAGAACAGCAGCGCCAGGCTGCGGGCCTGCGGTGCATGCCGCAGCACGCCGGCGCCATCGGCCAGCGGCACCAGCGCCTGCAGAATCAGCGCCGCATCATGGTCGTGGATGCCGCGCTCATAGCCATCGCGGTAGCGCGGTGCAGAGAACTCGCGGATCGCCTGGGTCAGCGCCTCGGTATCGGGCAAAAGCTGGCGCAAGCGGTCCTGGCTCCAGCCCTCGCGGCCGGCACGCACCGCTTGCACCACCTCCAGCGCCAGGTACTCGCCCCGGTACATTTCGGCCGATTCAGCGGGCGAAGAGGCATCCCAGTAGGCCTGCAGGCCGGCCAGCTCGGCATTGTCCACCGCCTCGAAGTACTCGGTGCCCACCAGGTGCAGGTAGAGCTGCCCATCGCGGGGCAGCAAGGTCATGTCCAGGTCCTGGTTGCCGACCGAGAAGCGGTGGCGGCCCAGGCGGATCAGCTTGCCATCGCCCTCGTACAGATCGGTGCGGTCCTGCAGCGCGCGGAAGGCCTGGTCGCGCAGCGATTTGATGCGGCTGTCGATGTCATCGGCCTTGACGGGGTCCTGCAGCTCGCCGCGCAAACGCCCGGCCAGTTCCTTGAGCTTGGCGATCAGCGGATCGCCGGCAAAAAAGGCATGCAAGGCCTCGGGGCTGGCGATCTTCTCGGCGCGCTTGGGGAGGCCCTGCACAATGCGCAAGGCGGCATCGAGCACGCCCTGCGCGCGGCGCTGGCGCTCGTCCTGCAAGGACTGTTTGCGCGCCTCAAAGGTCTCCAGCACCTCTTCGCGCTTGGCGATGATGTCGGAGAGAAACTGCGCATGCTCGCCAAACTGGCCCTCGATGTCTTCGAGCTGCACCAGGAGGCGCGCCAGTTGCTCATCGCATTTCTCAGGTGTCTGGGCCAGGTTCAGCCCGCTGACAATGCTTTGCGAAAACAGCGCCAGCTGCGCGGCAAACTGCGCCAGGTTCTCGGCACTGCCCAGGCCCGATTTGCGCTGCTCGGCCCGGGCCCGCACCTGGTTCAAGCGGGCGTAGATGGCCGAGATGCGGTCTACCACCGCCGTGCGCTGGGTGGCATCGTCGATCTTGAGGCTGCCCATCAGCTCGGACAGCAGATCGAGCGCGGCCGACATCTGGGCCATCTCCGCCAGCGGCTCGGCCAGCTGCACCACCGTGGTCGCCGCCTGGGCCTGCTGGTCCAGCGCCTGCAGCTGCTCCACATAGGGCTGCATGGCAGCATCGGTGGCAATAAAGCCCGCCGTGCGCTGCGATACCTCGGCCTGCGCCTCGTCGGCCGTCTGCACCATGGCCTCGATGGCTGCGGCATCTACATAGCGCAGCTCGCGCGTGGCCAGCAGCTGGCCGCGCAATGCCGCCAGATCGGTCAGCGCGCCCACATAGTCATCGATGCTATCGCCATCGGTCAGGCGTATCTGCTTGAGCAGCTGCGCATGGCGGCTGCTGACCTCGCCCATGGCCTTGGCCGAGGCCTGGCGGATGCTCTCCACCTTCTCGTATTCGTCGAGCACCGCATCACCGGTGGCGACAATGCCCAGCAGGTTCTGCTGCAGCGCCTGCATGGCCGGGCTGCTGAGCCAGTGGTAGCGCTCAAACAGGCGCCGCGCGGTGTCGATCAGCCGCTCGTAGCGCGGCAGCGATACCTCGGGCGCAGCGATCTCCTTGCGCACGCTGTACAGGTCGGAGATACCACTGACCAGCTCGGCATTGCCGATGCGGCCCAGCGCGCTGTCTTTCTGCGGCTGGCGCGCGGCATAGTCGTCCGACGCAAACGGCGTGCGCCACAGCTGCATCGGGTGAACGCGCGAGGCCTCGTTGCTCTCGGCGGCAAAGATGACGATGCGGCCATCGTCCATGCGCGCATAGCCATGGCCGATGATGGGCGGCTGCAGCGCGCGCTCGATCAGGTTGTACTTGAACAGCGCCATGCGCCCGCTCTCGGGCTCGTAGAACACATAGAGCACATCCTCACCATTGGGCGAGCGGATGCTGCGCCGGTAGCGCATGCCCTGCATGTTCTGCTCAAAAGCGCGGTGCTCGCCGTTTTGCAGGTAGTAGCCGCCAGGGAAGATGATGCCGTGGTCCTGGGGCAGCTGGATGCAGGCCGCGCCAATCGCATCCATGCGCAGCACCTGGCGCGACAAGGTGTTGTAGACCAGGTAGCGCCACTGGTCCTCACGGTAAGGCAGGATCTTGAGCAGGATCAGGCTGCCCACCGCCGCGTATTCAAACACGGCATCGTCGAGCGACTGGTTCTTCTCTTGCACCGGCTCGCGGTAGAGGCCCAGACCGTCATTGGTGTTGTTCTCGACCTTGATGGTCAGGTCACCATCGAGCGTCTCGACAAACACCTTGTCGAGGATATTGATGTGCGGATGGCGGCCCTGCACCAGGTGCTCGCGGCCAGCGCGCTGCCACTCAAAATCATGAGGCGCGGGCAGCTCGATATCGCGCTCGCCCCGGTTGTCGATGTAGCGGATCTGCTGCCCATCGGGCGATACCGACCAGCGGAACACCCGCACATCGCCCAGCCGTTCGCCAATCTGAAAACTCGCCAGCAGCTTGCCATCACGCACCGCCAGCTGCATCAGCTTGGTGTGTTTGTAATAGGCGTACAGCTCCTGGAAATCCTGCACAAAGCTCTGGATGCCTAAAAAGCTGTCCTTGGTGTCCACCGGCGTAACTTCATAGCCCTGCTCGCCCTCATGCAGGCGGTAGAGCGCAAACACATCGTCGATGCGCGTCTCCTGCTTGAGGCCCATGAACACGTTGTAGCCAAACAGCAGATAGCCGCCCACCTGGGCGATATCGCGGCCCAGGCAGTTGTTTTCGGTGCGCACCCGCATGCGGGCGATGACCTCCATCTGGCTGCGGCCAAACTCCTCCAGCCGCGCTTCGTTCAGTTCACGCGCCAGGGTCTCCAGCGCCTGGCCCTGGGCATCGAGCCGCTTGGCCAGCACTTCATAGGAGCCGCCGCTGGCGACGGCGTCGTCAACGGCAGAGCGGTCCGGTTGGTCGTTGGATGGGGTAGTGGACATGGCTTGAGCGGCAGAGAGTGCGGTGGGGCATGGCAGACCAGCGCGGGGGCTGGGGCCTGCCTTGCAAGAGGGCTAGACGCCCAGAGGAAACGAGTAGACCGGGGGCCAGGCCTGAAGCTTGGCCTAGCCTGGCGCCAGGTCAGGACTCGGTCGCCGAGGGCGGCAGGCTCTTCTTGTCCTGGCCACCGCCCAGCAGGTTGCTCAGCGCATCGCTGGGCAGGCCCTTGCCGCCGATGAACTTCTGCAGCAGCTCCTGCACGATGGGGCTCTTGGCCGAGACACCTTCTACCGCCTTGCCCACCGACAGCGCCTTGGCAAAGTTGTTGAAGAAATCGCCACCGCCGCCGACGATGTCGATATTGGCCTTGGACAGCGCAGCCGACAGCACCTCGGCCTGCTCCTGCGCCACGGTCTTGTTCGCCTCGATGGCGGCCAGCGCCTGCTCGAAGTTCTTCTCCAGCTGCATGCGGAACTCTTCGTGCGAGCGGGCCTGGTCGGACAGCGAGGCCAGCGCGCTGAACTTCTCGGTCAAACCCTTGGCCTCGGCAAACAGCTTGTCGCGCAGCACATCGGCTTCGGACTGGCCCACATCGCGGGTCACTACGGCCTTGGTGTTGCCCACCTGGGCCTCACCACGGGCCTGCGCCATCAGGCGCTCTTCCAGCACCTTGGCATCGGCCAGGCCCAGCTTTTCGTTGGCATCGGCCTGGGCTTCGATCACCCGCACTTCGGCCAGGCCCTTTTCCTCTTCGCCCTTGGCCTGGGCAATGAGCTTTTCCGCAATGATCTTGGCCTGCACCATGCCTTCGCGCTCGATGGCGGCTGCCGTCACTTCGCGCACCTTGGCATCAGCCAGGCCTGGCGCTGCGCGCTCAACCTCGATGGCCTCGGCCATCTTCTTCTTGGCCTCGGCGGTCTTGCCGGCGGCTTCCAGCTCGGCCTGGGCCAGGTTGGTCACTTCGATGGCCTTGTGGCGCGACGCGGTTTCATCGGCCTCGGCCTTCTTGACCTGGCGCACCATGTCTTCTTCGGCCTGGGCCTGGGCGGTCAGCACGGTGACCTGCTTCATGCGCTCGGCTTCGGACACCACGCGCACTTCCTTGATGCGTTCCTCTTCCTGGGCCACGCCCTTTTCGACCACCACGCGCTCGCGGATGACATTGGCGATACTGGCCTTCTCGACTTCGATGGCCTTTTCCTTCTCGATGCGCTGCAGCTCCACCTCGCGCTGGCGCGAGACCACTTCCAGGTCCTTGGCGCGGGTGACCTTTTCAATCTCGATCACCACCGCGCGCTCGCGGTTCTGCTGGGCCACTGCGACTTCGCGCTGGCGGTTTTCTTCGCGGATATCGAGCTGCTCCTGCGTCTGGATGCGGGCCTGCTCGGCTTTCAGGCGCTCTTCTTCCTGCACCTTCTGGGTTTCGGCCTGCTCGCGCGCCTGGATGGTGGCGATCTCGCGCTTCTGGCGCGCTTCGGCATCGGCCTGCTGGCGCTCCAAGGCCAGCATGGCTTCCTTGGTCTCGACGTTCTTCTTGGTCACGGCCAGCTCGGCATTGCGTTCGAGCTCGTTGGTGACGATGTTCTGGTTGGCCGTCAGCTCGGTGATCTTGCGGATGCCTTCCGAGTCCAGGATGTTGTTCGGGTCCAGCGAGGACTTGGAGGTCTGCTCCAGGTAGTCGATGGCCACGTCTTCAAGCACATAGCCGTTGAGGTCGTTGCCGATCACATGGATGATCTGGTCGCGGAACTCCTGGCGGTTCTCGAACAGCTTCACAAAGTCGATCTGCTTGCCCACGGTCTTCAAGGCCTCGGAGAACTTGGCATTGAACAGCTCGTTGACAGCGCCCTTTTCCGAGGCGCGGTCCACGCCAATCGCCTTGGCCACCTTGAGCACATCGGCTGCGGTCTCGTTGACGCGCAGGTAAAAGGCCACGGTGATGTCGGCACGCATGTTGTCGCGGCAGATCAGGCCTTCCTTGCCACGGCGGTCAATCTCCAAGGTAATCAGCGAGATGCGCATGAACTCCTTCTTGTGGATCACCGGCAGCACCATGCCGCCGGTGAACTTCACCTTGGGCTGCGAGGTCGTGTCATTGATGATCAGCGCCGTGCCCTGGGGCACCTTGATGTAGAAGGCCTTGACCAGGGCAAACAGGCCCAGGATGACGATGAAGATCGAGCCGATCACCACGCCCGCGACGATGTACCACTCCAGATTTCCCCAATTCATGCGTATCTCCCTATCAGTATCAGTCTTAAAAAAACAAGGCGAATGCGGGCCCGCCGCGCGCTGGCGCGGGCGGGGCGCGCGTGTCAAACAGGTGGCTGCAAGCCAGGTATCTCGTTGCCGTCAAACTCGGCCTTGCTGACCACGCGCCAGGCGTTGTGCACTGGCAGATGTTCGATCAGCACAATCTCGGTGCCGCGCGGCAGGTCACGATCGGGCGAGCGCATCTGCACATTGAGCCCACCGCCGCCGTCATCGACGCTGCCATAGCCCTGGGTAGCGTTGACCACCCCGCTGCGCACCAGGCCCGTGCGGCCCAGCAGCACCTGCGGGGTTTCGGGCGGCGCAATACGCGCTACCAGGCCGCGCAGCGGCCGCAGCAGCACCACCGTGGCGGCAAAGCCCAGCACCAGCGCGGCAACCGCCAGCGCGCTGCCGATGAGCAGGTTAAGCCAGGCCCAGCCCTCGGGCATGGGCACCAGGTGGCACAGCACATAGGAGGCCAGCCAGGACATCAGCAGCAGCACCGTCAGGATGACGGTGGCGGGAATGCCGCCCAGCCCCACCTTCAGCAGCAAGCCGGCCAGTGCGCTGACCGAATGCTCGACACCATGGGCATGGTCGCTGCCATCAAACAGCAGCCACTGGTCCAGCGAATCGGTCTCCACCAGGCCCAGCAGGGCAATCAGCCAATACAGCAGCATGCACAGCAGCAGCGCGCCAAAAATAAAGGTTGGAAAGCCCAGTGCGTAGTGCAAAAAAGCCGACATGGCAGACCCCTCTTGTTGGTGTGCAGCGGCAGGCCAAGGCCTGCGCGCACTTGTTGTGTGTTGTCGGGCCAGCAGGGGCCCTGCCGCGATCAGCCCTCTTTGGAGCCGCTGCGCTGCGCCTTGAGGCGCTCCAGCACCGACTGCGCATTGCCTGCAGAGGCGGTGATGCCGGCAGCGCGCAGCTTGGCGTCGAGTGCGTCTTCGCTGCTGCTTTGCGCCAGCTCGGCCGCACTTTCCATGCGGGCACCGCGTTCGGCCTGCTTTTGCTTGATGCGTTCTAGCGAATCCAGCGCCGTTTGCACGCGCGACTGCGAGCCGGTGTAGCGGCCCGCCACGGTGGCCTGGGCGCGCTGCACGCTCTCGGTGGCCTTGACGGTATCGGTCTGCTGCTTGAGGCGCTTGATATGGGACTGCGCCGTCTGGATGGCGTTGCGCAGCTGCTCCACGCTTTGGCTGAAAGCGCTCAGCTGGGTCTCTTCCTCGTTGCGCTGGGTTTCCAGCAGAGCGACCTTGCCGGCCACTTCCAATGCCAGTGCTTCATCCTGGGTTTCCAGCGCCTTGATCGCATAGCCTTCGTACTCGGCAATCTTGGCCTGCGTGGTCTGCAGCTTGCCAGCGGCGAGCTTTTGCTTGGCCATGATCTCGGCCAGCGCTTCCTTGGAGCGGTTCAGGTCGTTGTCGGCGTCGCGGATTTCCTGGTCCAGGATGCGCAGCGCCTGGCTGTCGGTCACGGTTTCGCCCGCTTCATGGGCGGCGCCACGCAGGGCGGTCACCAGCTTGTTCCATACGGTCATCATGTTCTCCTTGTACTGTGGGTGGTGGGCCTGCAGTCCGTCAGACCTGCGCCAAGGTCAGATAGGGTGCCAGCGCCTCAGTGGCCTGGATCACGCTGTCAGCCAGGATCAGGATCTCGGCCAGGATGTCGTCCGTGCTGCTGTTGGCGCGCATCGCGGCGAACATCACATAGCCTTCGCCGCCATGGGCCTGGGGCTCCAGCGCCATGGTCGTGAACGGAAACAGCTTTTGCAGCCGCAGAATCTGGGCATTGAGGCCCGCGCCATCGCGCACCTGGTTGGCGGGCCACAAGAAGGCCTCAACCACCAGCTGCTCGCCCGACAAGGCCACATGCACGGGCAGGTCGCCAAAATCCGTCAAGGTGACCAAGACACTGGCCTCGGCCCCGTCGAACACTTCGATGTGCAACTTGCCCTCGCGGGCCAGCGCCGATGCGTGCAGCTCTTCGGCCAACGCGTGAATCGTGCGGTAGTGGTGCTTGCTGTTTTCCATGCTGCCCTCCTGGTGGTTGATGGCGATTGAACCCGGTTGTGCATGCGGCTGGCGCATCTGGCGCTCCAGCAGATGCAGGACCGCGCTGTACTCTGGGAGTACCCAGATTTCTTTTTTCACCAGGCCCTGCTCCCGCAGCCGTTGGCGGTGCAGGCGCTGGTAGTGGGCTGATGTTTTTTGTTCCATGGGCCTACCATAGCAGTCATCACATGTGATGTGTACATGTAATAGTTTCAATATGTAAATTTCTTTTTAAAATCATAGCGCTGCATGGCCTATTCAGGTGATTCTCAGGCGGTTTGTCCCGCTAGAGACGGGCCCGGCCGCCGCGCCTGCCCACAATGGCTGCATGGACCTGATCGCCCTGCACCACGCCCTCGCCAGCCTGCAAGACAACGGCGTGGCCACCTTGGCTTTTCGCAACGCCGGCAGCCTCAATATCCTGTCGTCACCGGTATTGGAGGACCTGGCTCAGGCGCTGGATACCTTGGCGCAGGATGCGCGCATCCGCGTGCTGGTGCTGCGCGGCACGGGCGACAAGGCCTTTGTCGCCGGCGCTGATATCAAGGAGATGCGGTCGCTGACGCCCGACAATGCCGCCGCCTTCATCAGCCGGCTGCGCCGCGTCTGCGAAGGGGCGCGCCAGTTTCCCACCCCGGTGATTGCGCGCCTGCCGGGCTGGACCCTGGGCGGCGGGCTAGAGCTGGCCTGTGCCTGCGATATCCGCATTGCCAGCAACCGCGTGCAATGCGGCATGCCCGAAGTGCAGGTGGGCATCCCCTCGGTGATCCATGCCGCGCTGCTGCCCCGGCTGATTGGCGCAGCGCGCACGCAGTGGCTGCTGCTGACTGGCGACAACATCGATGCTGCGCAGGCGCTGCAATGGGGGCTGCTGGACCAGGTGGTGCCACCCCAGCGGCTTGACGACGAAGTGGAGCGGCTGGCCCACAAGCTGGCCGGCTATGGCCCGCAGGCGCTGCGCCAGCAAAAGCGCATGCTGCGCGCCTGGGAGCGGCAATCCATAGACCAAGCCATCGACGACAGCGTGCAGGAATTCGCCAACGCCTTCAAGACCGGTGAGCCCCAGGCCTATATGGCCCGGTTTGGCCAGCACTGAGACGCTGCACGTTCTCCCTCCGCTAGGGATCCTCTGCAAAACCCTCGCCAAGCGGGATGGACGCGGATCGGGATGAGACGCAAGGCGTCTTTTGCAGTCGAGCCGTAGCTATTGACAAGGAAGACAACGCAGCGGATCGCCCGAGACCGCGTTCAGACCACGGCAGGGAGTTATGCAGAGGGTCCCTAAGCGCTCCGCTGGGGGACAGCCGTCAGTAGCGCCTGCCTGCTGGTGCCCGGCCCCCACGCCCGGGCCCCTTTCCTTGCCCTTGATCGCCCATCCGCCTCAGCCGGGCACCGTTTCATTGCACGCAGACAGTCGCTGGCTACGCAACAGATGTACACGCAGCGTGTGCCTCCCCTTCGCCAGTTTTCAAGCATTTTTTCTATCGGACTGCTCTTACACCCGCTATCAAACGCATCATCCAGCAACAAAAAATACTGCTGCACTGCAGCATTTACGCTGCAGCAATCGTCAAAAATCGCTTCCAAATCAAGCATCAATTTGTAACGGTTACAGGATAGCCATTCTGCAGAGTGTTGATAGTCATTCGCTTTAACGTTAATAAATGCTTACTTATTAACTCGGATACTTGTTGAAACACTATTCATGCATTTGTGTCGATTGATATAATCGAAACACAAGTCGTAAGAATTTTTTTCTATCAAGCACCATGGCCAAGCACTCTCACCCTTCTAGCCAGGCACCTGCACTCTGCGCAGTGTTCCTGGGCTTTTTGCCTGTGCTGGCCCATGCACAGCCCTTCACGCCTTACCAAGCCAGCTGGGCCACCTGGGCACTAGGCTTGTGCCTGGCGGCGCTGCTACTGGTGGTGCTGCTGGAGGCGCTCTACACCTTCCGCCACTACGCCTTCACGCTCAACCGGCTCTTCGCCCGCCAGCGGCCGCTGTATGCCGGCATTGAGCAAGCGCACTGGCCGCATATCACCGTCTTTATTGCAGCGCACAACGAAGAGGCCGTGATCTCCGGCTGCATCGAGGCGCTCTTGGATGTGGACTACCCGCGTGATCGCCTGACGATCATGCCGGTCAATGACCGCTCGACCGATGGCACGCGCCAGATCATCGACAGCTATGCCGACCGCCACCCCGGCCGCCTGCAGCTGTTCCACCGCCAGGAAGGCCCTCCGGGCAAGGCGGCGGCGCTGGCCGACGCCACGGCCATCGTCCAGGCCCGGGGCGAGTCCGAACTGATCGTGGTCTTTGACGCCGACTACCTGCCCGGCAAGAAAATCATCAAGCAGCTGGTGGCCCCCTTCCTCGACCCCGAAGTGGGCGCCGTGATGGGCCGCGTGGTGCCGCAGAACGCTGGCGTGAACCTGCTGACCCGCTTGCTGGATCTGGAGCGCTCCGGCGGCTACCAGGTGGACCAGCAGGCCCGCTACAACATGGGTGCCGTGGCGCAATATGGCGGCACCGTGGGCGGCATCCGCCTGAGCGCACTGCAGGACGTGGGCGGCTGGACCCCCGAAGTCCTGGCCGAAGACACCGACCTGACCTACCGCTTGCTGCTCAAGGGCTGGCAAACCGCCTACCTGGGCTATGCCGAATGCTATGAGGAAGTGCCAGAGAGCTGGGCCGTGCGTTTTCGCCAGATCAGCCGCTGGGCCAAGGGCCACAACCAGGTGATGACCAAGCTGGGCACCGAGATGCTGACCCGCAAGGGCCTGCGCTGGATGGAACGGCTGGACGGCATCGCGCTGCTGGGCGTGTTCCTGATGTCGCCCATCCTGCTGGTGGGCTGGCTGCTTGCCCTGGTACTGACGGTCACCGGCTACGGCATCGGCGCCAATGTGAACATCGCGCTGCTGATGCTGCTGATTGCCACCGGTTTTGCCTGCGTGGGCAACTTCGCGGCATTCTTTGAAGTGGCGGCCGCCGTGCATCTGGATGGCCACCAACGCCGCCTGCGCCTGCTGCCTTTGCTGCTGACCGGTTTTGTGGTCAGCATGGTGGCGGTCTCCAAGGCCACCATCGATGGCCTGGTCCTGGACAAGCTGTTCAAGCGCCAGTTCAAATGGGACAAGACCGTGCGCTACCGCCAGGCGCCCGCTGCAGCCACTGCCGCCGTCGTCCTGCCTGCAGCACTGCCAGAAGCCCGTGTATGACCTCCCCAGCCAACCCCTTGCTGTTTGGCAGCATGTGGCTCATCGTGACCGCCTTGGTCTTCCTGCTGCCCCTGCTGCCTGCGCTGCGCGAGCTGTATTCGCGCAGCGATGCCGATGCGCTAGCCATTGATCCGCTGGACAACGGCCGCACCGACTACGCTGCCCAGCGCATGGCCGAGCAGCTCGACCTGCTCGAAACCATGCCCCGCGTAGCCCAATGGCGCTACGACGACCAGGGCCGTCTGATGGTGCCCCGGGGCCAGGGGCGCCTGATGGCCAGGACCGCGCTGCCGGTGGTGGTCGGCTTTCGGTCCCAGCTCCGCACCCTTGTTTCCAGCGATATCGTCGAGCTGCAAGCCAATAGCGTGGTGCAGCGCGTGCTGCATGCCAAGAGCATCCACTGCCTGGGCCCCGCACAGCTGGCGCGCCTGACCAGCGCCGAGCGCCATATCGTGCTATCGCCGGGTGCACGCTTTGTGCGCCTCTCGGCCGCCTGCATCTTTACCTGGCCG contains the following coding sequences:
- a CDS encoding ubiquinone biosynthesis protein UbiH — its product is MSAFLHYALGFPTFIFGALLLCMLLYWLIALLGLVETDSLDQWLLFDGSDHAHGVEHSVSALAGLLLKVGLGGIPATVILTVLLLMSWLASYVLCHLVPMPEGWAWLNLLIGSALAVAALVLGFAATVVLLRPLRGLVARIAPPETPQVLLGRTGLVRSGVVNATQGYGSVDDGGGGLNVQMRSPDRDLPRGTEIVLIEHLPVHNAWRVVSKAEFDGNEIPGLQPPV
- a CDS encoding PspA/IM30 family protein, whose product is MTVWNKLVTALRGAAHEAGETVTDSQALRILDQEIRDADNDLNRSKEALAEIMAKQKLAAGKLQTTQAKIAEYEGYAIKALETQDEALALEVAGKVALLETQRNEEETQLSAFSQSVEQLRNAIQTAQSHIKRLKQQTDTVKATESVQRAQATVAGRYTGSQSRVQTALDSLERIKQKQAERGARMESAAELAQSSSEDALDAKLRAAGITASAGNAQSVLERLKAQRSGSKEG
- a CDS encoding YjfI family protein — translated: MEQKTSAHYQRLHRQRLREQGLVKKEIWVLPEYSAVLHLLERQMRQPHAQPGSIAINHQEGSMENSKHHYRTIHALAEELHASALAREGKLHIEVFDGAEASVLVTLTDFGDLPVHVALSGEQLVVEAFLWPANQVRDGAGLNAQILRLQKLFPFTTMALEPQAHGGEGYVMFAAMRANSSTDDILAEILILADSVIQATEALAPYLTLAQV
- a CDS encoding enoyl-CoA hydratase, whose protein sequence is MDLIALHHALASLQDNGVATLAFRNAGSLNILSSPVLEDLAQALDTLAQDARIRVLVLRGTGDKAFVAGADIKEMRSLTPDNAAAFISRLRRVCEGARQFPTPVIARLPGWTLGGGLELACACDIRIASNRVQCGMPEVQVGIPSVIHAALLPRLIGAARTQWLLLTGDNIDAAQALQWGLLDQVVPPQRLDDEVERLAHKLAGYGPQALRQQKRMLRAWERQSIDQAIDDSVQEFANAFKTGEPQAYMARFGQH
- a CDS encoding glycosyltransferase family 2 protein, producing the protein MAKHSHPSSQAPALCAVFLGFLPVLAHAQPFTPYQASWATWALGLCLAALLLVVLLEALYTFRHYAFTLNRLFARQRPLYAGIEQAHWPHITVFIAAHNEEAVISGCIEALLDVDYPRDRLTIMPVNDRSTDGTRQIIDSYADRHPGRLQLFHRQEGPPGKAAALADATAIVQARGESELIVVFDADYLPGKKIIKQLVAPFLDPEVGAVMGRVVPQNAGVNLLTRLLDLERSGGYQVDQQARYNMGAVAQYGGTVGGIRLSALQDVGGWTPEVLAEDTDLTYRLLLKGWQTAYLGYAECYEEVPESWAVRFRQISRWAKGHNQVMTKLGTEMLTRKGLRWMERLDGIALLGVFLMSPILLVGWLLALVLTVTGYGIGANVNIALLMLLIATGFACVGNFAAFFEVAAAVHLDGHQRRLRLLPLLLTGFVVSMVAVSKATIDGLVLDKLFKRQFKWDKTVRYRQAPAAATAAVVLPAALPEARV